A genomic stretch from Anabrus simplex isolate iqAnaSimp1 chromosome 2, ASM4041472v1, whole genome shotgun sequence includes:
- the LOC137498583 gene encoding uncharacterized protein — protein MCRVLEQCSMMSFLSDDELLMIAIILDEEEKERKKQWVHPIWKRRDKEGEFSTLYKCLKDDEVKFHGYFRMSRNTFSELFKKVEPLITRKDTFWRPAITPMERLAVCLRFLATGDSFKTISYSYRLGHSTVHKIVKETCEAIIRALIHDVMPHPTEEMWKATVKDFQERWNFPNCLGSVDGKHVVIQAPPNSGSQYFNYKKTFSVVLLALVDANYNFIAVDIGSYGKNSDGGVWAHSNIGKAFEQGALSVPGYTQLPGSSVEIPHVIVGDEAFPLKSYIMRPYPGQQLDRTKRIFNYRLSRARRVVENTFGILTQKFRIYNRRIQSKPESVDNIILATCVLHNFIRKYDDSVFTLINETSDSTNQEFVNPQLQNLPPRGGNSTREAFCIRDKLKDYFCSEAGSVPWQEHI, from the exons ATGTGTCGAGTACTtgaacaa tgttccatgatgagttttcttagtgatgatgaactgttaatgatagctataatcttggatgaagaagagaaagagaggaagaaacagtgggttcatcctatatggaaacgcagggataaggaaggagagttttctactctatataagtgcttgaaggacgacgaagtaaaatttcacggatattTCAGAATGAGCAGAAACACATTCAGTGAGTTGTTTAAGAAGGTAGAGCCTTTAATTACAAGAAAGGACACGTTTTGGAGACCTGCAATTACACCGATGGAAAGACTGGCTGTATGCCTGCG ATTCCTCGCAACCGGAGATTCATTTAAAACAATATCTTACAGCTATCGTCTTGGGCATTCCACTGTACACAAGATTGTGAAAGAAACTTGCGAAGCTATAATAAGAGCACTGATACATGACGTAATGCCTCATCCAACAGAAGAAATGTGGAAAGCCACAGTGAAAGACTTCCAAGAACGCTGGAATTTTCCGAACTGTTTGGGATCAGTTGATGGTAAACACGTCGTCATTCAGGCTCCGCCGAACAGTGGCTCCCAGTATTTCAATTataagaaaacattttcagttgttttattAGCACTTGTAGATGCCAACTATAACTTCATTGCTGTCGACATTGGATCGTACGGTAAGAACAGCGATGGAGGTGTCTGGGCTCATTCGAATATTGGGAAAGCTTTTGAACAAGGTGCCTTATCAGTTCCTGGATATACACAATTGCCAGGTTCGTCCGTTGAAATACCACATGTAATAGTGGGTGACGAGGCATTCCCTTTAAAGTCATATATTATGAGACCGTATCCAGGCCAACAATTGGACAGAACAAAGCGAATATTCAACTATCGACTAAGTCGTGCTCGGAGGGTAGTTGAAAACACTTTCGGTATTCTAACCCAGAAATTTCGAATTTACAACAGACGAATTCAATCAAAGCCGGAAAGCGTTGATAACATAATACTAGCGACTTGTGTGCTACACAATTTCATTAGAAAGTATGACGACAGTGTTTTCACGCTTATAAATGAAACAAGTGATTCCACAAACCAAGAGTTTGTCAATCCACAGCTCCAAAACTTGCCCCCTCGTGGTGGGAATTCGACCAGAGAGGCTTTCTGCATAAGGGATAAGTTAAAAGATTATTTCTGCTCAGAAGCTGGTTCAGTACCGTGGCAAGAACACATATGA